A genomic window from Solanum dulcamara chromosome 11, daSolDulc1.2, whole genome shotgun sequence includes:
- the LOC129873927 gene encoding aspartic proteinase-like isoform X1, which yields MQESLRVFVLIHPFPSLCFINLVNMGAKIFLVTLFLSALLFPLASSSNDGLVRIGLKKMKFDKNNRLAARLESKEGDALRASIRKYNFRGKLGDSEDTDIVALKNYMDAQYFGEIGVGTPPQKFTVIFDTGSSNLWVPSSKCYFSVPCFFHSKYKSSQSSTYKKNGESAAIQYGSGAISGFFSEDTVKVGDLVVTDQEFIEATREPSVTFLVAKFDGILGLGFQEISVGNAVPVWYNMVKQGLIKEPVFSFWLNRKTEEEQGGEIVFGGVDPNHFKGEITYVPVTRKGYWQFDMGDVQIDGKATGYCKSGCSAIADSGTSLLAGPTTVITMINQAIGASGVASQQCKAVIQQYGQTIMDLLLAEAHPKKVCSQVGICTFDGTHGVSMGIESVVNEKAGLHDGMCSACEMAVIWMENQLRQNQTQDRILDYVNELCERLPSPLGESAVDCGKLSSMPTVSFTIGGKVFDLSPNEYILKVGEGDKAQCISGFTGLDIPPPRGPLWILGDIFMGRYHTVFDYGKLRVGFAEAA from the exons ATGCAGGAATCGCTTAGAGTTTTTGTTCTCATTCACCCTTTCCCCTCTCTTTGCTTCATCAATTTG GTCAATATGGGAGCAAAAATATTTCTTGTTACCCTGTTTCTCTCGGCACTGTTATTTCCATTAGCCTCCTCATCAAATGAtggcttggttagaattggattgaaaaaaatgaaatttgataAAAACAACCGACTTGCTGCACGCCTCGAGTCCAAGGAGGGGGACGCTCTGAGGGCGTCTATTAGGAAGTATAACTTCCGTGGTAAACTTGGGGACTCTGAGGATACAGACATTGTAGCACTGAAGAACTATATGGATGCTCAATACTTTGGGGAGATTGGTGTAGGCACTCCACCTCAAAAGTTCACTGTGATCTTTGACACTGGTAGCTCGAATTTGTGGGTGCCTTCATCCAAGTGTTATTTCTCT GTTCCTTGTTTCTTTCATTCCAAATACAAATCAAGCCAATCAAGTACTTATAAAAAGAATG GGGAGTCTGCTGCAATTCAGTATGGTAGTGGAGCTATTTCTGGATTCTTCAGTGAGGATACTGTCAAAGTTGGTGACCTTGTGGTAACAGATCAG GAGTTTATTGAGGCAACCAGAGAACCCAGCGTCACATTTTTGGTAGCCAAGTTTGATGGTATATTGGGTCTTGGATTCCAGGAGATTTCTGTTGGAAATGCTGTTCCAGTTTG GTACAACATGGTTAAACAGGGCCTTATCAAGGAACCTGTCTTCTCATTTTGGCTCAACCGAAAAACAGAGGAAGAGCAAGGGGGAGAAATCGTGTTTGGTGGTGTTGATCCTAATCACTTTAAGGGAGAAATCACTTATGTCCCAGTCACGCGGAAAGGTTATTGGCAG TTTGACATGGGAGATGTTCAGATCGATGGTAAAGCTACTG GTTACTGTAAAAGTGGGTGCTCTGCTATAGCAGATTCAGGGACTTCTCTCTTGGCTGGTCCAACG ACTGTAATCACTATGATTAATCAAGCCATTGGAGCCTCTGGAGTTGCGAGCCAACAATGCAAAGCTGTAATTCAGCAGTACGGGCAAACAATCATGGATTTGCTGTTAGCAGAG GCACATCCAAAGAAGGTCTGCTCGCAGGTTGGAATATGCACTTTTGATGGAACTCACGGAGTAAG TATGGGAATTGAGAGTGTAGTAAATGAGAAAGCTGGACTGCACGATGGAATGTGCTCTGCTTGTGAAATGGCAGTCATATGGATGGAGAATCAACTGAGACAAAACCAGACTCAAGATCGCATATTGGACTATGTGAACGAG CTTTGCGAGCGTCTCCCAAGCCCATTGGGAGAATCAGCTGTTGACTGTGGAAAGCTTTCTTCCATGCCTACAGTCTCCTTCACGATTGGTGGCAAAGTGTTTGACCTATCCCCCAACGAG TACATACTCAAGGTTGGTGAGGGTGACAAAGCACAATGTATTAGTGGTTTCACTGGCTTGGATATTCCTCCTCCTCGTGGACCTCTCTG GATCTTGGGTGACATTTTCATGGGTCGATATCACACCGTCTTCGATTATGGCAAACTCAGAGTTGGATTTGCTGAAGCAGCTTAA
- the LOC129873927 gene encoding aspartic proteinase-like isoform X2, with the protein MEELFLSLDSNFWVYASIFMVNMGAKIFLVTLFLSALLFPLASSSNDGLVRIGLKKMKFDKNNRLAARLESKEGDALRASIRKYNFRGKLGDSEDTDIVALKNYMDAQYFGEIGVGTPPQKFTVIFDTGSSNLWVPSSKCYFSVPCFFHSKYKSSQSSTYKKNGESAAIQYGSGAISGFFSEDTVKVGDLVVTDQEFIEATREPSVTFLVAKFDGILGLGFQEISVGNAVPVWYNMVKQGLIKEPVFSFWLNRKTEEEQGGEIVFGGVDPNHFKGEITYVPVTRKGYWQFDMGDVQIDGKATGYCKSGCSAIADSGTSLLAGPTTVITMINQAIGASGVASQQCKAVIQQYGQTIMDLLLAEAHPKKVCSQVGICTFDGTHGVSMGIESVVNEKAGLHDGMCSACEMAVIWMENQLRQNQTQDRILDYVNELCERLPSPLGESAVDCGKLSSMPTVSFTIGGKVFDLSPNEYILKVGEGDKAQCISGFTGLDIPPPRGPLWILGDIFMGRYHTVFDYGKLRVGFAEAA; encoded by the exons ATGGAGGAGTTATTTCTCTCTCTTGATTCCAATTTTTGGGTTTATGCTTCAATTTTTATG GTCAATATGGGAGCAAAAATATTTCTTGTTACCCTGTTTCTCTCGGCACTGTTATTTCCATTAGCCTCCTCATCAAATGAtggcttggttagaattggattgaaaaaaatgaaatttgataAAAACAACCGACTTGCTGCACGCCTCGAGTCCAAGGAGGGGGACGCTCTGAGGGCGTCTATTAGGAAGTATAACTTCCGTGGTAAACTTGGGGACTCTGAGGATACAGACATTGTAGCACTGAAGAACTATATGGATGCTCAATACTTTGGGGAGATTGGTGTAGGCACTCCACCTCAAAAGTTCACTGTGATCTTTGACACTGGTAGCTCGAATTTGTGGGTGCCTTCATCCAAGTGTTATTTCTCT GTTCCTTGTTTCTTTCATTCCAAATACAAATCAAGCCAATCAAGTACTTATAAAAAGAATG GGGAGTCTGCTGCAATTCAGTATGGTAGTGGAGCTATTTCTGGATTCTTCAGTGAGGATACTGTCAAAGTTGGTGACCTTGTGGTAACAGATCAG GAGTTTATTGAGGCAACCAGAGAACCCAGCGTCACATTTTTGGTAGCCAAGTTTGATGGTATATTGGGTCTTGGATTCCAGGAGATTTCTGTTGGAAATGCTGTTCCAGTTTG GTACAACATGGTTAAACAGGGCCTTATCAAGGAACCTGTCTTCTCATTTTGGCTCAACCGAAAAACAGAGGAAGAGCAAGGGGGAGAAATCGTGTTTGGTGGTGTTGATCCTAATCACTTTAAGGGAGAAATCACTTATGTCCCAGTCACGCGGAAAGGTTATTGGCAG TTTGACATGGGAGATGTTCAGATCGATGGTAAAGCTACTG GTTACTGTAAAAGTGGGTGCTCTGCTATAGCAGATTCAGGGACTTCTCTCTTGGCTGGTCCAACG ACTGTAATCACTATGATTAATCAAGCCATTGGAGCCTCTGGAGTTGCGAGCCAACAATGCAAAGCTGTAATTCAGCAGTACGGGCAAACAATCATGGATTTGCTGTTAGCAGAG GCACATCCAAAGAAGGTCTGCTCGCAGGTTGGAATATGCACTTTTGATGGAACTCACGGAGTAAG TATGGGAATTGAGAGTGTAGTAAATGAGAAAGCTGGACTGCACGATGGAATGTGCTCTGCTTGTGAAATGGCAGTCATATGGATGGAGAATCAACTGAGACAAAACCAGACTCAAGATCGCATATTGGACTATGTGAACGAG CTTTGCGAGCGTCTCCCAAGCCCATTGGGAGAATCAGCTGTTGACTGTGGAAAGCTTTCTTCCATGCCTACAGTCTCCTTCACGATTGGTGGCAAAGTGTTTGACCTATCCCCCAACGAG TACATACTCAAGGTTGGTGAGGGTGACAAAGCACAATGTATTAGTGGTTTCACTGGCTTGGATATTCCTCCTCCTCGTGGACCTCTCTG GATCTTGGGTGACATTTTCATGGGTCGATATCACACCGTCTTCGATTATGGCAAACTCAGAGTTGGATTTGCTGAAGCAGCTTAA